From one Streptomyces sp. NBC_01478 genomic stretch:
- a CDS encoding ATP-binding protein, producing the protein MTTSFVGRESELDTVRMALAQRRCVTLTGGGGVGKSRLALSVAERLRDRYADGVWWVDLSNLYDDRLFTATVCDAVDLLDHNPRAPVEALCEWLTGRQVLLVFDCCERVLASCLLLVSELLAAAPQLTVLATSRQAIGVRGEHRIEVSPLSMDDEGGSGDAVRLFRERCATAAPAVSLDSPGSAEAVQAICHRLEGIPLAVELACARLRESSLAEIAERLGSRLDTLVDETMWPRRHRALRTAIGWSHELCSPLERLLWARLSVFRGPLETADAQSVCAGGPLDADDIPRLLERLVDQSVLQQAGTRYRMLDTLCEYGAMWLTELGEKDTLARRHAAHFADMLGDAEAGWLSERQVSWYARIAATHADVRAALDHLIATDPDAAVEMAGRTGLFWPCCGHLHESRDYLERVLALDTPAGPSRTRALWALGITLALQGDHRTALRIGEECTEAAREDGTPQSELFAAHTLGLTHLMAGRPQDAFDVCDHALITHGTSPPSGAPQLCCMVIRTFAHSALGRLAEAYEAAVALRRLSVRYGEHWARSYAFHQLAFIDLLQGRAHDAELHARAMLTSKHNLNDNLGIALALDLLTGANAVQGNGIAAARTSGTGNTFWRMLGHPNHGTPELSEVRDQWELQARKAVGDDAYDKAFHRALNDDAEQGLALVMRGPLPS; encoded by the coding sequence ATGACGACCAGCTTTGTCGGCCGCGAAAGCGAACTCGACACAGTCAGAATGGCGTTGGCCCAGCGGCGCTGCGTCACGCTCACCGGTGGTGGCGGTGTCGGCAAGAGCCGGCTGGCGCTGAGCGTCGCGGAGCGGCTCCGGGATCGGTACGCCGACGGGGTCTGGTGGGTGGACCTGTCCAACCTCTACGACGACCGGTTGTTCACCGCGACGGTCTGCGACGCGGTCGATCTGCTGGACCACAATCCGCGCGCCCCGGTCGAGGCGCTGTGCGAGTGGCTGACCGGTCGGCAGGTGCTGCTCGTCTTCGACTGCTGCGAACGCGTGTTGGCCTCCTGCCTGCTGCTGGTGAGCGAACTCCTCGCCGCCGCACCGCAGTTGACCGTCCTCGCCACCAGCAGGCAGGCCATCGGGGTCCGGGGTGAGCACCGCATCGAGGTGTCCCCGCTCTCCATGGACGACGAGGGCGGCAGCGGAGACGCCGTACGCCTGTTCCGCGAGCGGTGTGCCACGGCCGCCCCCGCGGTGTCCCTCGACTCCCCCGGCTCCGCCGAAGCCGTCCAGGCCATCTGCCACCGTCTGGAGGGAATCCCGCTCGCCGTCGAACTCGCCTGTGCGCGCCTGCGGGAGAGCAGCCTCGCGGAAATCGCCGAGCGGCTCGGCTCGCGGCTCGACACGCTCGTGGACGAGACGATGTGGCCCAGGCGGCACCGGGCCCTTCGTACGGCGATCGGCTGGAGCCATGAACTGTGCTCCCCGCTCGAGCGGTTGCTCTGGGCCAGGCTCTCCGTCTTCCGCGGCCCCCTCGAGACGGCCGACGCGCAGTCCGTCTGCGCGGGCGGCCCGCTCGACGCCGACGACATCCCCCGGCTGCTGGAGCGGCTGGTCGACCAGTCCGTCCTCCAACAGGCGGGCACGCGCTACCGGATGCTCGACACGCTGTGCGAGTACGGCGCCATGTGGCTCACGGAACTCGGTGAGAAGGACACCCTCGCCCGGCGCCATGCCGCGCACTTCGCCGACATGTTGGGCGATGCCGAGGCAGGCTGGCTCAGTGAGCGGCAGGTCTCCTGGTACGCGCGGATCGCGGCGACCCACGCCGACGTACGCGCCGCACTCGACCACCTCATCGCGACGGATCCCGACGCCGCCGTCGAAATGGCCGGCCGTACGGGCCTGTTCTGGCCCTGCTGCGGGCACCTGCACGAGTCCCGGGACTATCTCGAACGCGTCCTCGCCCTCGACACCCCCGCGGGTCCGTCCCGCACCCGCGCGCTCTGGGCCCTGGGGATCACGCTCGCCCTCCAGGGTGACCACCGGACCGCCCTGCGCATCGGGGAGGAGTGCACCGAGGCGGCGCGCGAGGACGGCACGCCGCAGTCCGAGCTCTTCGCCGCCCACACCCTCGGTCTCACCCACCTCATGGCCGGCCGTCCCCAGGACGCGTTCGACGTCTGCGACCACGCCCTGATCACCCACGGCACGTCCCCGCCGTCGGGCGCCCCGCAGCTCTGCTGCATGGTGATCAGGACCTTCGCCCACTCCGCGCTGGGCCGACTGGCCGAGGCCTACGAAGCGGCCGTCGCCCTGCGCCGTCTCAGTGTCCGCTACGGCGAGCACTGGGCGCGGTCGTACGCGTTCCACCAACTCGCCTTCATAGACCTCCTCCAGGGCCGCGCGCACGACGCCGAGCTCCATGCCCGGGCCATGCTCACGAGCAAGCACAACCTCAACGACAACCTCGGGATCGCGCTCGCCCTCGACCTCCTCACCGGGGCGAACGCGGTCCAGGGCAACGGCATCGCGGCCGCGCGCACATCAGGCACCGGGAACACCTTCTGGCGCATGCTCGGCCACCCGAACCACGGCACGCCCGAACTCTCCGAGGTCCGCGACCAATGGGAGCTGCAGGCCCGCAAGGCGGTCGGGGACGACGCCTACGACAAGGCCTTCCACCGCGCGCTGAACGACGACGCCGAGCAGGGGCTCGCCCTCGTGATGCGGGGCCCGCTCCCCTCCTGA
- a CDS encoding class I SAM-dependent methyltransferase, whose translation MSTIHWTTGDTRQSVRWHSENDASFPRRTVVADDRTKADDAYRQACEGTALIWQGDFHNARQLLLAMGRRIDRRTPGSGTAPSESFHLHRRRSSHRALVLGKLLVLLDDEHTLELGRAPDVRQACLEAYGPPTGPTAVSLRELLGVIGAHQWRVKGVDVPALGARVHPHYGVFAPVRGEYVDLVARTPLPAAAVRSPATSTAFDLGTGTGVLAAVLARRGIDRVVATDISPRALVCARENVHRLGLTDRIEVSGPGLFPEGLADLVVCNPPWLPARPTGPVEQGVYDPDGAMLHGFLTGLSAHLRPGGEGWLVLSDLAEHLGLRTRQHLLDAIRAARLRVVDKVDTKPRHPRSKDVTDPLHAARGAETTSLWRLSPADQEGSGPRITRASPCSASSFSARWKALS comes from the coding sequence GTGTCCACCATCCACTGGACCACAGGCGACACCCGGCAGTCCGTCCGCTGGCATTCCGAGAACGACGCCTCCTTTCCGCGGCGGACCGTCGTCGCCGACGACCGGACGAAGGCCGACGACGCCTACCGCCAGGCGTGCGAGGGAACGGCTCTGATCTGGCAGGGCGACTTCCACAACGCCCGGCAACTGCTGCTGGCGATGGGCCGCCGTATCGACCGTAGAACGCCCGGGTCCGGCACTGCCCCGAGCGAGTCCTTCCACCTGCACCGACGCAGGAGCAGTCACCGTGCCCTCGTGCTCGGAAAGCTGCTGGTGCTGCTGGACGACGAGCACACCCTGGAGTTGGGCCGGGCTCCGGATGTCCGCCAGGCGTGTCTGGAGGCCTACGGCCCCCCGACCGGACCTACGGCGGTCTCTCTCCGGGAGCTGCTGGGAGTGATCGGCGCTCACCAGTGGCGCGTGAAGGGGGTCGACGTACCGGCGCTCGGTGCTCGCGTCCATCCCCACTACGGCGTGTTCGCGCCGGTCAGAGGCGAGTACGTCGACCTGGTCGCCCGCACGCCGCTACCGGCGGCGGCCGTGCGCAGTCCCGCAACCAGTACGGCGTTCGACCTCGGTACGGGAACCGGTGTCCTCGCCGCGGTCCTGGCCCGCCGCGGAATCGACCGCGTCGTGGCCACCGACATCAGCCCACGCGCCTTGGTCTGCGCGAGGGAGAACGTTCACCGGCTCGGACTGACGGACCGTATCGAGGTGTCGGGGCCCGGCCTGTTCCCCGAAGGCCTCGCCGACCTCGTCGTGTGCAATCCGCCCTGGCTGCCCGCCCGTCCGACCGGGCCCGTCGAGCAAGGCGTCTACGATCCGGACGGCGCCATGCTCCACGGCTTCCTCACCGGACTGTCGGCCCATCTCCGGCCAGGTGGCGAGGGCTGGCTCGTCCTGTCCGACCTGGCGGAGCACCTCGGCCTCCGGACACGTCAGCACCTGCTCGACGCCATCCGGGCAGCACGCCTCCGGGTGGTGGACAAGGTCGACACCAAGCCCCGGCACCCACGCTCCAAGGACGTCACCGACCCCCTCCACGCGGCACGCGGCGCCGAGACCACGTCCCTCTGGCGGCTGAGTCCGGCCGATCAGGAGGGGAGCGGGCCCCGCATCACGAGGGCGAGCCCCTGCTCGGCGTCGTCGTTCAGCGCGCGGTGGAAGGCCTTGTCGTAG
- a CDS encoding alpha/beta fold hydrolase produces MFTEELIAVSQQPRVELFVARTPGPSHRTLLVIHGGPDWDHTYLREPLSRLAGTHRLVMPDLRGCGRSTRGLSDDQYTPDAAVDDLIVLMDTIGVDRADVLGFSYGGLLAQRLALAAPHRVRRLILASTTVEAVPADAFDDWPEAMERRTAQARVWADPLLAGPELTRAAAVAAAPADLWRHEMLPAYLRRLESVRFAAEWLRPLRAGNLPRALLEDAVPRLTALAIPTLFLHGRYDMTFPARVVQEAADTIPSAGAEILEGAGHMTHVDQPDAWLAAVSRFLFLD; encoded by the coding sequence ATGTTCACCGAGGAACTCATCGCCGTGTCACAGCAACCGCGTGTCGAACTGTTCGTCGCCCGGACACCAGGGCCTTCGCACCGCACCCTGCTCGTGATCCACGGCGGTCCCGACTGGGACCACACCTATCTTCGAGAGCCGCTGAGCAGGCTTGCCGGAACGCACCGCCTGGTCATGCCCGATCTGCGAGGGTGCGGACGCTCCACCCGCGGTCTGTCCGACGACCAGTACACCCCGGACGCAGCCGTCGACGACCTGATCGTCCTCATGGACACCATCGGGGTCGACCGAGCCGACGTCCTCGGCTTCTCCTACGGCGGACTCCTGGCCCAGCGGCTCGCCCTCGCGGCACCCCACCGAGTACGTCGGCTCATCCTCGCCTCCACCACGGTCGAGGCCGTCCCCGCCGACGCCTTCGACGACTGGCCGGAGGCGATGGAACGCCGTACGGCGCAGGCCCGTGTCTGGGCGGACCCGCTTTTGGCCGGACCGGAACTGACCCGCGCGGCAGCCGTCGCGGCCGCACCGGCGGACCTCTGGCGGCACGAGATGCTCCCCGCCTACCTGCGCCGCCTGGAGTCCGTGCGCTTCGCGGCCGAGTGGCTACGGCCCCTGCGCGCCGGCAACCTGCCCCGAGCACTCCTGGAAGACGCCGTGCCCCGCCTCACAGCCCTCGCGATCCCCACGCTCTTCCTGCACGGCCGCTACGACATGACTTTCCCTGCCCGCGTCGTCCAGGAGGCCGCCGACACGATCCCCTCTGCCGGCGCCGAGATCCTGGAGGGAGCCGGGCACATGACCCATGTCGATCAACCGGACGCATGGCTCGCGGCCGTGTCCCGCTTCCTTTTCCTTGACTGA
- a CDS encoding IS5 family transposase (programmed frameshift): MVERLVPDELWELFQRVVPDAPSRPQGGGRRRHGDREVLAAIVFVATSGCTWQQLPTASFGPSGATAHRRFTEWSKARVWAKLHRLVLDELGSRGELDWSRCAIDSVNMRALKGELTGPNPVDRGKYGSKIHLITERTGLPLSIGISGANTHDSQALIPLVQGIPPIRSRRGRRRRRPHKLHADKGYDYNHLRRWLSSRGIRHRIARKGIETSQRLGRHRWTIERTMSWLTGCRRLHRRYERKADHFLAFTSIACTLICYRRLTK; encoded by the exons ATCGTTGAGCGGCTGGTGCCGGATGAGTTGTGGGAACTGTTCCAGCGGGTGGTGCCGGATGCGCCCTCGCGGCCCCAGGGTGGGGGCCGACGCCGGCACGGTGACCGCGAAGTGCTGGCCGCAATCGTCTTCGTGGCGACCTCGGGCTGCACGTGGCAGCAGTTGCCGACCGCGTCGTTCGGGCCGTCCGGCGCGACGGCTCACCGGCGTTTCACCGAGTGGTCGAAGGCCCGGGTGTGGGCCAAGCTCCACCGTCTGGTGCTCGACGAACTCGGCTCCCGTGGAGAGTTGGACTGGTCGCGGTGCGCGATCGACTCGGTGAACATGCGGGCCCTG AAAGGGGAACTGACAGGTCCGAATCCTGTAGACCGGGGTAAGTACGGGTCAAAGATCCACTTGATCACGGAGCGCACCGGACTGCCCCTGTCCATCGGCATCTCGGGCGCCAACACGCACGACAGCCAGGCACTGATCCCCTTGGTGCAGGGCATACCGCCGATCCGCTCCCGCCGAGGACGCCGACGGCGCAGGCCCCACAAACTCCACGCCGACAAGGGCTACGACTACAACCACCTGCGACGTTGGTTATCCAGCCGGGGCATCCGGCACCGCATCGCCCGCAAGGGCATCGAGACCTCGCAGCGACTCGGCCGCCACCGTTGGACCATCGAACGCACCATGTCCTGGCTCACCGGATGCCGACGCCTGCACCGCCGCTACGAACGCAAAGCCGACCACTTCCTCGCCTTCACCAGCATCGCCTGCACCTTGATCTGCTACCGCAGACTCACCAAATGA
- a CDS encoding isochorismatase family protein encodes MTGSPQEDYERAGFDGRLTPGTSPALILVDPARAYVDPDCPLYAGVEPAADAMRLLLADARRAGIPVIITRVLLRADGGDGGLFLRKVPVLRVFAEGSPFAEFIDGLAPAPHDLTVTKQCPSAFFGTELADRLTADGIDTLFIGGLSTSGCVRATALDAMQHGFVPIVVEEAVGDRDPDIHAANLFDIKHKIGEVWPLGRVQEYLGSLGEGA; translated from the coding sequence ATGACCGGTTCCCCGCAGGAGGACTACGAGCGCGCCGGGTTCGACGGGCGCCTCACCCCCGGCACGTCCCCGGCCCTCATCCTGGTCGACCCCGCCCGCGCCTACGTCGACCCCGACTGCCCGCTCTACGCGGGGGTCGAACCGGCGGCCGACGCAATGAGGCTTCTCCTGGCCGACGCACGCCGGGCCGGGATCCCGGTGATCATCACGCGGGTGCTGCTGCGGGCGGACGGCGGCGACGGCGGTCTCTTCCTCCGCAAGGTGCCCGTCCTGCGGGTGTTCGCCGAGGGCAGCCCCTTCGCCGAATTCATCGACGGCCTGGCCCCGGCACCGCACGACCTGACCGTGACGAAGCAGTGCCCCAGCGCCTTCTTCGGCACCGAACTCGCCGACCGGCTCACGGCCGACGGCATCGACACCCTGTTCATCGGCGGGCTCTCGACGAGCGGCTGCGTCCGTGCCACCGCCCTGGACGCCATGCAGCACGGATTCGTACCGATCGTCGTCGAGGAAGCGGTGGGCGACCGGGACCCGGACATCCACGCGGCGAACCTCTTCGACATCAAGCACAAGATCGGCGAGGTCTGGCCGCTCGGGCGGGTTCAGGAGTACCTCGGGTCTCTCGGTGAGGGTGCGTGA